The sequence TCGATCGAGCAGCTGGTCTTCTTCTACTTCCCGCGCATCTGCAACCACTGTTTGAACCCCGCGTGCGTGGCCTCGTGCCCGTCTGGCGCGCTCTATAAACGCGGCGAAGACGGGATCGTCCTTGTGGATCAGAAACGGTGCCGCGCGTGGCGTTCATGCATCGCGGCGTGCCCGTACAAGAAGGTCTTTTTCAACTGGTTCACGGGCAAGTCGGAAAAGTGCATTCTATGCTATCCGCGGCTTGAAACGGGCCAGGCGCCCGCGTGCTTCCATTCGTGCGTAGGCCGCATCCGCTACGTAGGCGTGCTGCTCTACGACGCGGAACGTGTCGCGGACGTGGCCAACCTGCCCGCGGAACAGCTTATTGACGCGCAGCGGGAGATGATTCTCGACCCCAACGATCCGCATGTCATCGAGAATGCGATGAAGAACGGCATTTCAGAGGCAGTCATTCAATCGGCACAGGCCTCGCCGGTCTACAAATTTGTGAAAATCTGGAAAATCGCATTGCCGCCGCATATCGAGTTCCGGACCCTGCCCATGCTCTTCTACGTGCCGCCGATGGCCCCGGTTATGGCAGACCGGAAAGACGGCGCGCTCAACAGCGTCAGCGAAGACCTCTTCCACGACATCGAGCAGGCACGCGTGCCGCTGAAGTTCCTCGGCAACCTGCTCGGTGGCGGGCAGGAGGGCAAAGTGCTGTATGCCCTGCGGAAACAGAAGGCGGTGCGCTGGTACCGGCGCGCGCTGACCGTCGGCGATGTGGACATGGAGACCGCGGAACGGATGCTGCGCGAGGCGGACTGCACCGCGCGGGAAGCGCAGGAAATCTACGAGCTGACATCGCTGTGCACAGTCGATCAGCGCTTCGTGATTCCCCCCATGCTGCGCGAGCAGGCTATCGAGGCTACAAAGGATCCGCACGAACAGAAGCAGAATGCCGGGTTCGGCTTTTTGAGCGGACCGCGGAGGGGACTCTGATGCGAGGGGAATCCCTGCACATTCTGGGTTTGCGCCCGTGCCTTGAACTATTTGACACGCTGGCCGACTTGCTGGTCTATCCAGAACCCGGTCTTCGTACGCGAATCGAGCACTGCCGCGAGCACTTGCTGCGCGTGGTCCCCGGCGGGGGCAGCCTGCTCGATAGATACGCGGAGATCATGGAGAGCAAGCCGCTGAGCGAAATCGAAGAATCGTACATCAGCACATTCGACCTGAATCCGGCGTGTACGTTGGACCTTGGCTGGCATTTGTTCGGCGAGGACTACAACCGCGGCCGGTATCTGGTGAGGCTACGGCGCGAACTGCGG comes from Candidatus Hydrogenedentota bacterium and encodes:
- a CDS encoding molecular chaperone TorD family protein; this translates as MRGESLHILGLRPCLELFDTLADLLVYPEPGLRTRIEHCREHLLRVVPGGGSLLDRYAEIMESKPLSEIEESYISTFDLNPACTLDLGWHLFGEDYNRGRYLVRLRRELRRCGVAEREELPDHLTLALRLLARMQPAEGAEFASCCVGPALEKIMNSLPGDNPYHALLETVKAAIDTVFGPVAEESKHGATA
- the narH gene encoding nitrate reductase subunit beta, with protein sequence MNVRAQIGTMFHLDKCIGCHTCSLACKNIWTDRRGTEYMWWNNVETKPGTGYPCQWENQEKFRGGWEKHNGGIRLKSTGKARIVTNIFHNPHMPSMDDYYEPWTYDYQNLFNAPEGPDQPTAKPISMVTGEYIDIESGPNWDDDLSGSPVYGEHDPNLEGLTEAQRRQLFSIEQLVFFYFPRICNHCLNPACVASCPSGALYKRGEDGIVLVDQKRCRAWRSCIAACPYKKVFFNWFTGKSEKCILCYPRLETGQAPACFHSCVGRIRYVGVLLYDAERVADVANLPAEQLIDAQREMILDPNDPHVIENAMKNGISEAVIQSAQASPVYKFVKIWKIALPPHIEFRTLPMLFYVPPMAPVMADRKDGALNSVSEDLFHDIEQARVPLKFLGNLLGGGQEGKVLYALRKQKAVRWYRRALTVGDVDMETAERMLREADCTAREAQEIYELTSLCTVDQRFVIPPMLREQAIEATKDPHEQKQNAGFGFLSGPRRGL